A single Triticum dicoccoides isolate Atlit2015 ecotype Zavitan chromosome 2A, WEW_v2.0, whole genome shotgun sequence DNA region contains:
- the LOC119355078 gene encoding protein LITTLE ZIPPER 4-like: MDRLNAKLYMQNCYILKENERLRKKAQLLNQENQALLTELKHRLAKTAAGKPIGNAAAGARAPLPDLNAAPPAHAVHDKATPKSKKTVAN; the protein is encoded by the coding sequence atgGACAGGCTCAACGCCAAGCTGTACATGCAGAACTGCTACATCCTCAAGGAGAACGAACGGCTGCGCAAGAAGGCCCAGCTGCTGAACCAGGAGAACCAGGCCCTGCTCACCGAGCTCAAGCACCGCCTCGCCAAGACCGCGGCCGGCAAGCCCATCGGCAACGCCGCTGCTGGCGCTCGTGCGCCCCTCCCTGACCTCAACGCGGCTCCACCGGCACACGCCGTCCACGACAAGGCGACGCCCAAGTCCAAGAAGACTGTCGCAAACTGA
- the LOC119355081 gene encoding CEN-like protein 2, which yields MARVLEPLVVGKVIGEVIDNFNPTVKMTVTYSSNKQVFNGHEFFPSAVVSKPRIEVQGGDMRSFFTLVMTDPDVPGPSDPYLREHLHWIVSDIPGTTDASFGREVVSYESPKPNIGIHRFTFVLFQQKKRQAMNPPSTRDYFNTRRFANENDLGLPVAAVYFNAQRETAARRR from the exons ATGGCTAGGGTGCTGGAGCCTCTCGTCGTTGGAAAGGTCATCGGGGAGGTCATCGACAACTTCAACCCCACAGTGAAGATGACGGTGACCTACAGCTCCAACAAGCAGGTGTTCAACGGCCACGAGTTCTTCCCGTCGGCAGTCGTGTCCAAGCCACGCATTGAGGTCCAGGGCGGCGACATGAGATCCTTCTTCACTCTG GTCATGACGGACCCAGATGTGCCAGGGCCTAGTGATCCATACCTTAGGGAGCATCTCCACTG GATCGTCAGTGATATTCCTGGCACCACAGATGCTTCTTTTG GAAGGGAGGTGGTGAGCTACGAGAGCCCCAAGCCCAACATTGGCATTCACAGGTTCACCTTCGTGCTGTTCCAACAGAAGAAGCGGCAGGCCATGAACCCTCCCTCCACCAGGGACTACTTCAACACGCGCCGCTTCGCCAACGAGAACGACCTTGGCCTCCCGGTGGCTGCCGTCTACTTCAACGCGCAGCGGGAGACAGCGGCACGCCGCCGCTGA